Below is a window of Pirellulales bacterium DNA.
TACCTGCGGCCGCAATGCCTGGCCGACCCCGTGGCCCAATTGAGCTTTCAGCTCGCGCGTCGCGTCAACCAGGAGACGCCCTTGTTCTTACTGGGATTGGCGGGTTGGATCTACGACGCCATCGAACCGGTAATTCGGCTCGAGGGGCCGTCTCACCAGGCGGTCGAGACGCTGGCCCTGCGGCGCGGCGCCTGCCGCGACACGGCGATGCTGTTTATCGACGTCTGCCGCCATGCCGGCCTGGCAGCGCGGTTTGTCAGCGGCTACCAGGAAGGCGATGCGCGGCGCATGGACCGGCACCTCCACGCCTGGGCCGAGGTCTACCTGCCTGGTGCCGGCTGGCGCGGATACGATCCCAGTCACGGCCTGGCCGTGGCCGACGGACACGTGGCGCTCGCCACCTCGGCTCTACCCGAACTAGCGGCGGCGATCACCGGCAATTTCCGCGGAAACGGTGTGACGTCGTCGCTCGAGACTGAATTGTCGATTCGCACGCGCGTCGCCGGCGCGCCCGCGCCGGGTCAAGGCTTTGCCGACGCCACGGGCGAAGGCGATGCACTGTTCGGCACGGCCTATAGCGAAATGCGCCAGTCGACTGCGCCACTGCCACGGTGAACTGTTGCCTGGTGCCGAATGCTGTGACGCGCGTCTGACAAAGGCGCGATCAGCGCAAGGCAGCTTCGCCCGCGTCGGCTGTTGTCGCAGCGGGACGGGGCGCAGCCGGCTGGCTCGAGCTGTCCTGGGCCGCGGGGGCGACTTCGAGAAACACGTCGATCTGCTGGCCGACGTAGCAGCCTTGCGTACTCGGAGCCATCGCGTAGATCGCCTGCAAGACCCGGGTGTCGACGCGCTCGCCGGGGTCGCCCGTGAGAGCGATTTTCGGCTCGACATACGGTTCGACGCGGACGAACTCCAGGGGAATCGGCTTGCCGTCGCCGCCGCGTACCACGGCCTTGCCCGGCATGCCCGGCCGGAATCGGGGGATGTCTTGTTCGTCGATCTCGACCCGGACGTGCAAACGGCTCAGATCGCCCAACACGACGAGCGGCTGGCCCGGCGGGGTGCCGACAAACTCGCCGGGCCGTACGTCGACTTTGAGCACGTCGCCATCGACCGGTGCGCAGACTTCGAGTCGCTGGAGTTCGGTCTGGATCTGGCCGATCGCCGTTTCGGTCTTGGCCACCTCGGCGCGTGCTACGACCAGGTCGCGTTCCCAGGCCCCGGCTTTGAGCAGATGATCTTCGGCCTCGGCCTGCGCCAGGGCCTCGCGCGCAGCGGCCACCGCCTGGCGCGATTGGATCAATTCCTCTTCCGAAATCGTCTTGTTGGCAAACAGCTTCGAGCGCCGCGCGAGCAGGTCTTCTTGTGCCTTAAGCTCGGCGGCCGCGCGGCCGACGCGCGCCTCGCTGGGGGCAATCTCTTCCGCGCGCGGCATTTGTTCGAGCCGCGCCAGGGACGCGGCGGCCGATTCGCGTTGGGCCTGGCGCACTGCCAGCTCGGCACGCATCTGCCGGTCGTCGAGCCGGAACAGGAGCTGCCCTGCGCGGACGCGCTCGCCAACCTTGACCGGCACCTCGGCCACGGTGCCCGGCAGGGGCGAGGCGACATGGATGTTTTCGGTACGGGCCTCGACCAGGCCCGAGCCGGCGACGACGTCGGCAAAGGGAGACCGGGGTGGCGGGGCCGGAGGCGCGAGCTGTGGGCGGCTGACGTGCGTGCGCGACACGTGATACCCCATCAGCCCCAGCGATCCGACGGCCAAGAGCGGCAGGAAGAAGTTGCGAGGCAGTCCCATATGTCAAACCTTTGCAGCGGCAGCGGACTTGGCTTCGACACGGACGACGCGGCCGTCGGCCATTTCGATGATGCGGTCGCCGTAGGAAAACACCCGGCTGTCATGCGTGACGACGATCACCGCGCGATCCGATTGCACCGCCACGCGGCGCAAGAGTTCCATGATGGTCTGGCCCGAGTGGGCATCGAGTGCCGCGGTCGGCTCGTCGCAAACCAGCAGCCGCGGCTCGTGCACCAGCGCCCGGGCGATGGCGACGCGCTGCTGCTGGCCGCCGGAAAGCTGATTCGGCCGCGCGTGCGCGCGGTCGGTGAGTTCGACCTGGTCGAGCATGCCCGCGGCGATCTGCCGGGCCTGATTGCGATCGCGGTGTCCAATCAGCAGCGGCACCGCGACGTTGTCCGTGGCCGACAACGCCGGCAGCAGGTTGTATTGCTGAAACACAAAGCCGATGTTGGCCGCGCGATAACGCAGCCGCTGTCGATTGCTCAATTCGGACTGGTCGACGCCGAATAAGCTGATCGCGCCGTTGGTCGGCTCGAGCAATCCGGCCACGAGCGAGATCAACGTGGTCTTGCCGCAACCGCTGGGCCCAACCAGCAGCGTCAACTCGCCGGCATAAACGTCGACGTCCACCTCGCTCACCGCGCGAACCTTCGATTCGCCCGAGTCGAACTCCTTGGTCAAACCGCGACATGCGACGGCCACCGTCGTGGTGTCGATTCTCGGGGGGGCAGCAGTTGGTAGTCGATCGACCATGGTGTGGGTTCAAATTCGCGGGCGCGTCAGCCTCGAAAGACGATGGCCGGCTCGAGGACGAGCACTCTGCGAATGCTGACCAGCGCGGATACGACGACAATGATCAACACGGCCGCCGCGGCCCCCGCGACGACCTGCCAGGGCAAGTAGAAGCCGGCCAGATGGGTCACGTCGCGCGTCGCCTCGAAGAACAACGCCGCCAGGCCGATGCCAATTCCATATCCCAGGGCCCCGACGATCATGGCCTGCAACAGCACCATCAGCACCAGCCGCGCGTTGGACAGGCCCATCGCTTTCAGCGCGCCGAATTGCTTCAGGTTTTCGATCGTGAACAAATAAAACGTCTGGCCGGCAATCGCTGTGCCCACCAGGAAACCCAGCGTGATCGTGATCCCGAAGTTGACCGGAATGCCGGTCGAACGCAGGTAATAGCCGATCGTTCGCCAGAAGAACTCGTCCTGCGTCTGGCCCAACAGGCCGGTCTGGGCCGTGATCCGCCGGGCCACTTCCGCGGGCGTGTGTCCGGGCTGTGGCTCGACGAGCACGAAAGACAATCGGTTGCGTTCCCGCGCGACGTATTCGACCGCCTGCGTGAAGCGCGCATAGACGATCGGAAACGTCATGAAGGGCGGCGAAGCCTCGCAGATGCCCACCACTACGGCGCGACGGTCGTTCATCTCCAGGCTCTTGCCCAGCGTGGGCGTTTCACCCGGCCAGAGGTATTGATAACCGGCCTTATCGACCACCACGGCGTCAGGCCGGCGCAAGTCGGCCAGGTTGCCCAGCAGCATCTTGGCCGGCGCCCCGACGAGCGTGGCGTCGTCGACGCCCATCAGCATCACCTGCCGGAATCGGCCGTCGGCGATCTTGGCGCGGGCCTGACCCTTATAGAAGTTCACGGCCCAGGCCACGCCCGGCACGCCACGGATGCGGTACAGGTCGCTGCTCGACAGGGGCCGCACTTCGTCGGAATTTTCGACGTTGGGGTCCATGACCCACACGCTGGCCTCGCGCACGTCGATGATCTGGCTGGCAGTGCGGCGCATCAGTCCGATGAAGATCGAAGTCTGCTGTGCAATCAACAGCGTGCCGAAGGCGACGCCGAAGATCGTCCCCCAGTACTTCGCCCGATCGCCCACCAACATTTGCCAGGCAATCCAGTTCATGCGCGGACCTCGGCAAGCAACTGTTGCCGGAGTGGCGGCGCCAGGCCCAGCGCGGCCAGCGTGAAATCGGCAATGTGGTTGGCCAGCTTCTCAATCGACAGTTCGCGATAGGCGTCCTGGCCGTAGAGTTGTTCGGCGATGGGTTGCTGCACGTAATAGAACAGGCACTGCCCCACGACGCTGAAGCCCACCAGCCACAGCCGCTCGTGCGACAAACCGAGGGAACATTCCAACAAGATCTCTTCGAGCAGGCTGGCCATCGGGCGGATGAAATCGCGGACCACTTCGGCACACGCGTCGGTCGGTCGAGCCAGCTCGCGGAGGATCAACTCCTTGTGCCAGTGGCGGCGTTCTTCGAGCAACAGCCGTTCGAGAAACATCCGCACGTATCGCCGCAATCGTTCGACGGACGTCACGCCGGGTTGCTGTTCCGGCAACGGGAACTGTTCGGATCGCAGGCAGTAAGCCTGCCGGACTGCCTCGACATACAGGCGGTGCTTGTCGCCGAAGTGGTAGTTCACCGCGGCCAGATTCGCCCCTGCCCGCTGACAGATGTCGCGAATCGTGGCCACCTCGTAGCCGTGAGCCGCAAAGACCTCGCCGGCCGCATCGAGAAGTCGAGCACGTGTGTCTTCGGCCATGAGTGGGGGCAGCCAGCGCCAGCATTCAAACGTCTGTTTCAATCAATTGTATCACACCGATTGAAAGGTCAAGTGGTTGTATGTAAGTCATTTGTGTTGAATAGTTTGCGATTCTATTGCCATGTACAGCCTGTGGCATCCTGATTTCTCTATTTATCCCATGTTGTGATTCGCTCTTTGCCTTCTCAGTGGGCGGACCGATCGCCTCGCTTGCTTGCCGGTGAGCATTTGAGGCGCCCCGGGCGATTTGCTATAAACCCGGGTTCTCGCGCCTGTTACGCAGGTCCTCCGTTGTGGGACGACCGGCAGGGGCGGATGCCTCGAACCCTCTTTGCCCGTCCGGGTCGAGCGACCTGGGA
It encodes the following:
- a CDS encoding transglutaminase family protein translates to MRIGMLFHIKHTTRYSYSAPVFCEPLTLRLQPRSEGGQRLLRYRLWIEPRPAGVCTCLEHDGSTVERVWFDGTNAALTVTSMSVVETLRTNPFDYLLEPRAMHLATLYTAAERELLAPYLRPQCLADPVAQLSFQLARRVNQETPLFLLGLAGWIYDAIEPVIRLEGPSHQAVETLALRRGACRDTAMLFIDVCRHAGLAARFVSGYQEGDARRMDRHLHAWAEVYLPGAGWRGYDPSHGLAVADGHVALATSALPELAAAITGNFRGNGVTSSLETELSIRTRVAGAPAPGQGFADATGEGDALFGTAYSEMRQSTAPLPR
- a CDS encoding CerR family C-terminal domain-containing protein gives rise to the protein MAEDTRARLLDAAGEVFAAHGYEVATIRDICQRAGANLAAVNYHFGDKHRLYVEAVRQAYCLRSEQFPLPEQQPGVTSVERLRRYVRMFLERLLLEERRHWHKELILRELARPTDACAEVVRDFIRPMASLLEEILLECSLGLSHERLWLVGFSVVGQCLFYYVQQPIAEQLYGQDAYRELSIEKLANHIADFTLAALGLAPPLRQQLLAEVRA
- a CDS encoding ABC transporter permease, yielding MNWIAWQMLVGDRAKYWGTIFGVAFGTLLIAQQTSIFIGLMRRTASQIIDVREASVWVMDPNVENSDEVRPLSSSDLYRIRGVPGVAWAVNFYKGQARAKIADGRFRQVMLMGVDDATLVGAPAKMLLGNLADLRRPDAVVVDKAGYQYLWPGETPTLGKSLEMNDRRAVVVGICEASPPFMTFPIVYARFTQAVEYVARERNRLSFVLVEPQPGHTPAEVARRITAQTGLLGQTQDEFFWRTIGYYLRSTGIPVNFGITITLGFLVGTAIAGQTFYLFTIENLKQFGALKAMGLSNARLVLMVLLQAMIVGALGYGIGIGLAALFFEATRDVTHLAGFYLPWQVVAGAAAAVLIIVVVSALVSIRRVLVLEPAIVFRG
- a CDS encoding HlyD family efflux transporter periplasmic adaptor subunit; translation: MGLPRNFFLPLLAVGSLGLMGYHVSRTHVSRPQLAPPAPPPRSPFADVVAGSGLVEARTENIHVASPLPGTVAEVPVKVGERVRAGQLLFRLDDRQMRAELAVRQAQRESAAASLARLEQMPRAEEIAPSEARVGRAAAELKAQEDLLARRSKLFANKTISEEELIQSRQAVAAAREALAQAEAEDHLLKAGAWERDLVVARAEVAKTETAIGQIQTELQRLEVCAPVDGDVLKVDVRPGEFVGTPPGQPLVVLGDLSRLHVRVEIDEQDIPRFRPGMPGKAVVRGGDGKPIPLEFVRVEPYVEPKIALTGDPGERVDTRVLQAIYAMAPSTQGCYVGQQIDVFLEVAPAAQDSSSQPAAPRPAATTADAGEAALR
- a CDS encoding ABC transporter ATP-binding protein — translated: MVDRLPTAAPPRIDTTTVAVACRGLTKEFDSGESKVRAVSEVDVDVYAGELTLLVGPSGCGKTTLISLVAGLLEPTNGAISLFGVDQSELSNRQRLRYRAANIGFVFQQYNLLPALSATDNVAVPLLIGHRDRNQARQIAAGMLDQVELTDRAHARPNQLSGGQQQRVAIARALVHEPRLLVCDEPTAALDAHSGQTIMELLRRVAVQSDRAVIVVTHDSRVFSYGDRIIEMADGRVVRVEAKSAAAAKV